One genomic segment of Chitinophaga sancti includes these proteins:
- a CDS encoding AraC family transcriptional regulator — protein MEYNGAPIKGSVFLSCSKEKHYSREVVLSQHALLHIFDGELRVHYSTQEKVYTSGDTVLIPRNHLCRLTKYPVDEKPFKSISILFPEEQLRKHFKPHTGNKNTSHLKITPHPLLESLFNSLLPYFDMQEELPSDLATIKIDETITILKKMDRQTSQVLATFDEPGKIDLGDYMEQHYMYNLPLEKFGYLTGRSLTTFKKDFKHIYQTTPGKWLTQKRLELAHYQIFVQKKKVSDVYLDAGFENLSHFSFAFKKQYGYNPTTSK, from the coding sequence ATGGAATATAACGGAGCCCCCATCAAAGGAAGTGTATTTCTATCCTGTTCAAAGGAGAAGCATTACAGTCGTGAAGTGGTCCTCTCACAGCATGCCCTGCTGCACATCTTTGATGGGGAACTTCGTGTTCATTACAGCACTCAGGAGAAAGTGTATACCAGCGGTGATACGGTCCTCATTCCCCGCAATCACCTGTGCAGACTGACCAAATACCCAGTGGATGAAAAGCCGTTTAAATCTATTTCTATTTTATTTCCTGAAGAGCAATTAAGAAAACATTTCAAACCACATACAGGAAATAAAAATACCAGTCATCTTAAAATCACGCCCCATCCACTGCTGGAAAGCCTTTTTAATTCCCTTCTACCTTACTTTGATATGCAGGAAGAGCTGCCTTCGGACCTTGCCACCATTAAGATAGATGAGACCATTACGATCCTGAAAAAAATGGATCGGCAAACCAGTCAGGTGCTGGCTACATTCGATGAACCGGGAAAGATTGACCTGGGAGATTATATGGAGCAGCATTATATGTACAACCTGCCATTAGAAAAGTTCGGCTATCTCACAGGGAGGAGTTTGACCACTTTTAAAAAAGATTTCAAACATATCTATCAGACTACACCCGGGAAATGGTTAACCCAAAAGCGATTAGAGCTGGCGCATTACCAGATTTTTGTACAAAAGAAAAAGGTGTCGGATGTATACCTGGATGCGGGGTTTGAGAATTTGTCACATTTTTCTTTTGCTTTTAAAAAGCAATATGGGTATAATCCAACAACTTCCAAATAG
- a CDS encoding MGMT family protein — translation MQNDPDFNKLVFDIARSIPKGRVTSYGAIAKALGKGNLSRMVGRAMGLVNEEKKPVPFQRVVNSQGYLTGDPRHIAVRRKLLEKEGVEIKNDKVVNFRNIFWDPSEEIDL, via the coding sequence ATGCAAAACGATCCGGACTTCAACAAACTCGTCTTCGACATCGCCCGCTCCATCCCCAAAGGCCGTGTCACCTCTTATGGCGCCATCGCCAAAGCCCTTGGTAAAGGCAACCTTTCCCGCATGGTAGGCCGTGCTATGGGACTTGTAAATGAAGAAAAAAAGCCTGTCCCTTTTCAGAGAGTAGTCAATAGCCAGGGATATCTAACCGGTGATCCAAGGCATATTGCTGTTCGCCGAAAGCTTTTGGAAAAAGAAGGCGTGGAAATAAAGAATGATAAGGTGGTGAATTTTAGAAACATCTTCTGGGATCCTTCTGAAGAAATTGACTTATAG
- a CDS encoding RICIN domain-containing protein: protein MKTKLTLIASAMLAFACNKEQADLSSLKLNNSAAVVAVAVASSDFKGVNWADSRDNFADDALILSGTVSTDTYASMQTKADYILDGFVSAGANTVRLPVNPSTVVSSFWSTYKGAIDKATSKNMKVLLGYWEGSSSRDGLIDNTSTFWQMWDTIVANYRSNTLVYFECFNEPHGYSANDLKTLYNTFVTRYPGVPKNRFVLDGVGYSSDVNTIGADTRFDSCLLSFHDYTWFESSKTTTADWEQPVKSLSYPTRTIVTEFGTVMTDGTNYTGAPGSNVNNTYLQGMTNSLHDLGVGCVYWPGLRTGDTYSMFTSTGSALTTNNTSGLTRLKYAWGTGTITPPYASFTSGTYYKVINKNSSKALEVYNQSTANSAAIDQWDYWGGANQQWTFNALGSNYQSIINKNSAKALDVNGASTTAGTGIIQYDYSGGTNQQWQVIDIGFGYYKILNRNSGFAVDVNASSTTNGAGIIQWNWNSGANQQWQITAL, encoded by the coding sequence ATGAAAACCAAATTAACCCTTATTGCAAGCGCAATGCTTGCCTTTGCCTGCAATAAAGAGCAGGCAGATCTGTCGTCACTCAAATTGAACAACTCCGCTGCTGTAGTAGCTGTAGCCGTTGCCTCCAGTGATTTCAAGGGCGTCAACTGGGCGGATAGCAGGGATAATTTTGCCGATGATGCACTAATCCTCTCCGGCACTGTCTCTACTGATACCTACGCCAGTATGCAAACAAAGGCCGATTACATTCTTGACGGCTTTGTTTCCGCCGGCGCGAACACCGTGCGGCTACCGGTCAATCCTTCCACAGTAGTGAGTTCTTTCTGGTCTACTTACAAAGGCGCTATCGACAAAGCGACCTCCAAAAACATGAAAGTATTATTGGGCTATTGGGAAGGATCTTCCTCCCGCGATGGCCTGATTGACAACACCAGCACATTCTGGCAAATGTGGGACACGATTGTCGCTAATTACAGATCTAATACACTGGTGTATTTTGAGTGTTTCAATGAACCGCATGGATATAGTGCGAATGATTTGAAGACGCTCTACAATACATTTGTAACCCGGTACCCGGGCGTACCTAAAAACAGGTTTGTATTAGATGGGGTAGGGTATTCTTCCGATGTGAATACCATTGGCGCAGATACCCGTTTTGACAGTTGTTTGCTCTCTTTCCACGACTACACCTGGTTTGAATCCAGCAAAACTACCACTGCTGATTGGGAGCAACCGGTCAAATCATTGTCTTATCCAACCAGGACGATCGTCACTGAATTTGGTACGGTTATGACAGATGGAACGAATTACACCGGAGCACCGGGTTCCAATGTAAACAACACTTACCTGCAAGGCATGACCAACTCACTTCATGATCTGGGTGTAGGTTGTGTATACTGGCCAGGATTAAGAACAGGTGATACTTACAGCATGTTTACTTCCACCGGTTCTGCATTGACGACTAACAATACTTCTGGTCTGACCCGCCTGAAATACGCATGGGGTACAGGAACTATTACTCCTCCGTATGCATCATTTACTTCCGGTACTTATTACAAGGTTATTAACAAGAATAGCAGTAAAGCATTGGAAGTATACAATCAATCTACGGCTAATAGCGCTGCTATTGACCAGTGGGATTATTGGGGTGGTGCGAATCAGCAGTGGACATTCAATGCACTGGGTAGTAATTACCAGTCTATCATCAATAAGAATAGCGCAAAGGCGCTGGATGTAAATGGCGCTTCTACGACTGCGGGTACAGGAATTATTCAGTATGATTATTCAGGTGGTACGAACCAGCAGTGGCAGGTGATTGATATTGGGTTTGGGTATTATAAAATACTGAATAGGAATAGTGGATTTGCAGTGGATGTGAATGCGTCGTCTACGACAAATGGCGCGGGTATTATACAGTGGAACTGGAATAGCGGAGCGAATCAGCAGTGGCAGATAACAGCGTTATAA
- a CDS encoding sugar MFS transporter: protein MNNHKKGNNAIPLITITLLFFMWGFITCMNDILIPYLKELFQLTFFKSMLVQFAFFGAYFIGSLIYFIISYYNGDPVNKVGYKKGIIFGIILSALGCVLFLPAATYGVYGLFLSALFVLGLGFTVLQITANAYVSLLGPEDSASSRLNLTQAFNSFGTTIAPILGGHLIFELFKDPNGGFSAAATRIPYLIFAGILLLVALLIWRVKLPAFAVDEENQPKGLGVLQFPQLKRGVLSIFCYVGGEVAVGSFMISFLGLQDIAGLPETEAKKYLALYWGGAMIGRFVGAISLSHTMSQAKKAAYMLVTALAVFVVIYLLVGMPFDQIAFFLIFIALNFVGFLVGRSAPARTLVIFSLVNMFLLASAIINKGEIAMFSIVGIGIFNSIMFSNIYTLAIAKLGTYTSQGSSLLVMAILGGAIMPVIQGALADAIGVQYALVVPLVCYGVVLSFGVYCMKRFKNLEMTSVKSGH, encoded by the coding sequence ATGAACAATCATAAAAAAGGAAACAATGCAATTCCACTGATCACGATCACGTTATTGTTTTTTATGTGGGGATTTATCACGTGTATGAACGATATTTTGATCCCTTACCTGAAAGAGTTATTCCAGCTCACATTCTTTAAATCGATGCTGGTGCAGTTTGCGTTCTTTGGCGCATATTTTATCGGTTCGCTGATCTATTTCATTATTTCCTATTACAACGGGGACCCTGTAAATAAAGTGGGGTACAAGAAGGGGATAATCTTTGGAATTATCCTGTCAGCGCTGGGCTGCGTATTATTCCTGCCAGCCGCTACATATGGTGTATATGGTCTGTTCCTGAGCGCATTGTTTGTGCTAGGTCTGGGCTTCACCGTATTGCAGATTACCGCGAATGCCTATGTATCACTGCTGGGGCCGGAAGACAGTGCTTCCAGCCGGTTGAACCTCACACAGGCGTTTAACTCATTCGGTACTACGATAGCGCCTATATTAGGTGGTCACCTGATATTTGAGCTGTTCAAGGATCCCAATGGTGGTTTCAGTGCCGCAGCAACGAGAATTCCTTACCTGATCTTTGCAGGTATCCTCTTGCTTGTAGCGCTGCTGATCTGGCGTGTAAAACTGCCTGCATTTGCAGTAGATGAAGAAAACCAACCGAAAGGATTGGGTGTATTACAGTTTCCACAGCTGAAAAGAGGTGTGCTTTCCATCTTCTGTTATGTAGGTGGTGAAGTAGCCGTGGGTAGCTTTATGATCAGTTTCCTGGGTCTGCAGGATATCGCTGGTCTGCCGGAAACTGAAGCGAAAAAATACCTGGCTTTGTATTGGGGTGGTGCAATGATAGGCCGTTTCGTAGGTGCTATCTCCCTGAGCCATACCATGAGCCAGGCAAAGAAAGCAGCGTATATGCTGGTAACAGCACTGGCGGTATTTGTGGTGATTTACCTGTTGGTAGGTATGCCATTTGACCAGATCGCGTTCTTCCTGATCTTTATTGCACTCAACTTTGTAGGATTCCTGGTGGGCCGTTCCGCTCCTGCCCGTACATTGGTGATTTTCTCCCTGGTCAATATGTTCCTGCTGGCATCTGCTATCATTAACAAGGGAGAGATTGCGATGTTCAGCATTGTAGGTATCGGTATCTTCAACTCCATCATGTTCTCCAATATTTACACACTGGCGATTGCCAAGCTGGGTACTTATACCAGTCAGGGTTCATCTCTGTTGGTGATGGCGATTCTGGGTGGTGCGATTATGCCTGTGATACAGGGTGCACTGGCAGATGCGATTGGGGTACAATATGCATTGGTAGTTCCGCTGGTTTGTTATGGAGTAGTGCTGAGTTTTGGTGTGTATTGTATGAAGCGGTTTAAGAATTTGGAAATGACATCAGTAAAGTCAGGACACTAA
- the malQ gene encoding 4-alpha-glucanotransferase, with the protein MTTISQRSAGILLHITSLPGPFGAGDLGPSAYHFADQLHRARQCYWQVLPVNPLHPEHLSPYSPISSMAGEPLLISPELLAKEGLLTPAQLSKCHLPVSDKVDFAKAIPVKGALLEIAYLNFVQTQDQSAFENYCREQAYWLDEFTDIQREKWYQFKFDQQWAALKSYCNDKGILLFGDLPFYMHGDACDVKAHPAFFNLNGVGGVPPDYFSETGQCWNVPVYDWDALKADNYSWWIRRIKRNLERFDIIRLDHFRAFSAYWEIPAGDTTAVNGQWKPGPGAGLFEKFKALFPTMPFIAEDLGTIDAPVRALQEQFNLKGMRVLQFGFGKDIPESDHAPHHFISNVVAVTGTHDNNTSRGWYEEDADRKTRLNFREYAGLKIVPEKVARILSRMAYSSVADIVILPMQDVLELPGDARMNHPSGSNKNWKWRMMPGQFKKKKIKRLKKWVKMYGRR; encoded by the coding sequence ATGACAACTATTTCACAACGTAGTGCCGGTATACTTCTACATATTACTTCTCTACCCGGGCCTTTTGGCGCCGGCGATCTAGGCCCATCCGCTTATCACTTTGCAGATCAGCTGCACCGGGCCAGGCAATGTTATTGGCAGGTATTGCCTGTCAATCCTTTGCATCCGGAACATTTGTCGCCCTACAGCCCAATCAGCAGTATGGCAGGCGAACCATTACTGATAAGCCCGGAATTGCTGGCAAAAGAAGGGTTACTCACCCCTGCCCAGCTCAGCAAGTGTCACTTGCCTGTTTCAGACAAAGTTGATTTTGCAAAAGCTATTCCTGTCAAAGGAGCTTTACTGGAAATCGCTTACCTGAATTTTGTACAGACACAAGATCAATCGGCCTTCGAAAATTATTGCAGGGAACAGGCATATTGGCTCGATGAGTTTACAGATATTCAACGTGAGAAATGGTATCAATTTAAATTTGACCAGCAATGGGCAGCGCTCAAATCCTATTGCAATGACAAAGGAATTCTACTCTTTGGGGATCTCCCCTTTTATATGCATGGCGATGCCTGCGATGTAAAGGCCCATCCTGCATTCTTTAATCTCAATGGTGTAGGTGGGGTACCACCGGATTATTTTAGTGAAACAGGGCAATGCTGGAATGTACCTGTGTACGACTGGGATGCGCTCAAAGCAGATAATTATAGTTGGTGGATACGAAGAATAAAACGCAACCTGGAAAGATTTGATATTATTCGTCTTGATCACTTCCGCGCCTTTTCTGCTTATTGGGAAATTCCGGCTGGTGATACCACGGCTGTGAATGGACAGTGGAAACCGGGTCCGGGAGCGGGTTTGTTTGAGAAATTTAAAGCACTGTTTCCAACCATGCCTTTTATTGCAGAAGATTTGGGTACTATCGATGCACCTGTGAGGGCCTTGCAGGAACAATTCAATTTGAAAGGTATGCGGGTGTTGCAGTTTGGTTTTGGGAAGGATATCCCGGAGAGTGATCATGCACCGCATCATTTTATTTCGAATGTGGTGGCGGTGACGGGTACGCATGATAATAATACATCTCGTGGATGGTATGAGGAAGATGCGGATCGCAAAACAAGATTAAACTTCCGGGAATATGCAGGGTTGAAAATAGTGCCTGAAAAAGTGGCGCGTATTTTATCAAGGATGGCTTATTCTTCTGTAGCAGATATTGTGATTTTGCCTATGCAGGATGTGCTGGAGCTGCCTGGTGATGCAAGGATGAATCATCCTTCGGGGAGTAATAAAAACTGGAAATGGAGAATGATGCCGGGGCAGTTTAAAAAGAAGAAAATTAAACGATTGAAGAAGTGGGTGAAGATGTATGGCCGGAGATAA
- a CDS encoding gliding motility-associated C-terminal domain-containing protein: protein MSKLLSLCLWVIIALFPVQAAFSFNRIYVNINNPTPGTGTSWATAYNDLSAALAAGNQADTFWVAQGTYLPATTTDRTIAFSPKPSQVIYGGFIGTEVLLSQRNWKTNVTILSGDIGTPGIASDNSYNVVRIINATVDGVTIRDGQGDYGFPALTANQYNTGAGVSLYADASASAVAAIVANCTFTNNYAIYGAGLGVLGITSGGAQPYLATKVSKCIFIGNTAYTAGGAISVTYQGACWGNDYTDNSIFIGNTVTSGQGSVIANILDGTTTAHRPWMDNVVFWANGENLAYNSLANGATGGPYIEFAIVWRNGAKYGASNFSDANITWHDSDIYVDDAGLPANNINSDPQFIDASNYDFHVAPCSPVIDATILSAVGSSTTDYDGNPRVVKTVDMGIYESTKTISTAPTASLQYFCQNMDATPLVATGDNLLWYTAATGGTGSSTAPTPVTTASGYSYYYVTQTMAGECESNRTMVTAYVRAQPAAPLVTDVVYCRYATASALTATGTDLKWYTTATGGTALSTAPVPATTVIGVSYYYVSQTVGCESDRAPLQVLVNGIPAGPAVSDVTYCIGSTAAPLTATGSNLLWYATATGGTGSATAPTPSTAVNGTTTYYVTQNPGCESSRSALTVTIGSQATPPIVNDFTYCQNVAAPALTASGTNLLWYTSATGGTGTSVAPAVNTAALGTTNYWVTQQDAGGCESERSELSVTILAQAQPPVVSDLDYCLNQSVPQLTATGTNLKWYTVATGGTGSSTAPIPVTLSVGATTYYVSQTTGCESDRAALTVTVSTSTSPVVTPLTICQYSTATSLTAEGTNLLWYTAATGGTGSSTAPIPSTLVTGSTTYYVSQTDGCESARAPMTVTVKQSPIADFTTSGGCSGTPMTVTLIPAESKTAFYTWNFYNAVSVSGDDPGPYQVLWHDPGEYTVLLMAYDGQCETKVEKVVSVGVAPEVQVTPSAGMYCINDTVTLRASGASTYEWSPATNLSAATGAAILATFKGDVTYTVTGTDAGGCVGTAQVHLNLSPDCKIYYLLPTAFSPNGDGKNDVFRAKTSDLPVMFVMRVYNRVGQLVFESHDANTGWDGMKKGQQAALGTYVYMISAVTSEGKHIEQSGSVVLTR from the coding sequence ATGTCTAAACTACTAAGCCTGTGCCTGTGGGTGATAATTGCATTGTTTCCTGTGCAAGCGGCATTTTCTTTCAATCGTATTTATGTCAACATCAACAATCCTACGCCCGGTACCGGTACGAGTTGGGCGACGGCCTACAATGATTTGTCGGCAGCGTTAGCGGCAGGAAATCAGGCAGATACATTCTGGGTGGCGCAGGGTACTTACCTGCCTGCTACTACAACGGATAGAACGATTGCTTTTTCCCCGAAACCTTCTCAGGTGATCTATGGAGGGTTCATCGGTACAGAGGTGTTGCTTTCGCAGCGAAACTGGAAAACAAATGTCACCATTCTGAGTGGGGATATCGGAACGCCGGGGATTGCGTCGGACAACTCGTACAACGTAGTGCGTATCATCAACGCTACTGTGGATGGGGTTACGATCAGGGATGGTCAGGGGGATTATGGTTTTCCTGCCCTGACGGCGAATCAGTATAATACAGGGGCGGGGGTGAGCCTGTATGCAGATGCATCGGCATCGGCTGTGGCGGCGATTGTCGCAAATTGCACATTTACAAATAACTATGCGATATATGGAGCGGGGTTAGGTGTGTTAGGCATTACTTCGGGTGGCGCCCAACCTTACCTGGCTACCAAGGTGTCTAAGTGCATATTCATAGGGAATACCGCCTATACAGCGGGTGGGGCTATCTCTGTAACCTACCAGGGTGCCTGCTGGGGGAATGACTATACTGACAACAGTATCTTCATTGGGAACACAGTAACTTCCGGGCAAGGTTCGGTAATTGCCAATATACTGGATGGCACCACTACGGCACACAGGCCATGGATGGACAATGTAGTGTTTTGGGCGAATGGCGAAAACCTGGCCTACAACTCCCTGGCGAATGGAGCGACTGGCGGACCTTATATAGAATTTGCCATCGTGTGGAGAAACGGTGCTAAGTATGGAGCTTCCAACTTTAGTGATGCAAATATCACCTGGCATGACAGCGATATCTATGTGGATGATGCGGGGCTGCCTGCCAACAATATCAACAGCGATCCGCAATTTATAGATGCATCGAATTATGATTTTCATGTGGCACCTTGTTCTCCTGTCATAGATGCAACCATCCTGTCTGCTGTGGGTAGCAGCACGACGGATTATGATGGTAACCCACGTGTAGTGAAGACTGTAGATATGGGTATCTATGAATCTACAAAGACGATCTCCACTGCGCCTACGGCCAGCCTGCAATACTTTTGTCAGAACATGGATGCTACACCACTGGTAGCTACGGGCGATAATCTGCTATGGTATACCGCAGCAACAGGTGGTACGGGATCTTCAACGGCACCTACCCCGGTTACGACTGCTTCAGGATATTCTTATTACTATGTGACACAAACAATGGCCGGCGAGTGTGAGAGTAACCGTACGATGGTGACAGCTTATGTAAGAGCGCAACCTGCGGCACCGTTGGTAACAGATGTAGTTTACTGTAGGTATGCAACAGCATCGGCACTGACAGCGACAGGTACGGATTTAAAATGGTATACAACCGCTACAGGTGGTACGGCGCTCAGCACAGCACCAGTTCCGGCTACAACAGTGATCGGCGTATCTTATTATTATGTATCGCAGACGGTGGGTTGTGAAAGTGATCGTGCGCCGCTGCAGGTACTTGTAAACGGAATTCCTGCGGGACCAGCAGTATCAGATGTAACCTATTGTATCGGGTCTACAGCCGCACCATTGACAGCGACCGGTAGTAACCTGCTATGGTATGCGACAGCTACCGGTGGTACAGGATCTGCAACAGCACCCACTCCATCTACTGCTGTAAATGGTACCACTACTTATTATGTGACACAGAATCCAGGATGTGAAAGTAGCCGTTCTGCACTGACAGTGACCATAGGTAGTCAGGCGACACCACCAATTGTGAATGACTTTACTTATTGTCAGAATGTGGCAGCGCCAGCGTTGACAGCATCAGGTACAAACTTATTGTGGTATACATCTGCTACAGGTGGTACAGGTACGTCTGTTGCACCTGCGGTAAATACAGCTGCCTTAGGTACGACTAACTATTGGGTCACACAGCAGGATGCGGGTGGTTGTGAGAGTGAACGATCAGAACTGTCAGTAACGATTCTGGCACAGGCACAACCACCAGTGGTGAGTGACCTGGATTATTGTCTGAACCAGTCAGTGCCGCAACTGACAGCGACGGGTACGAATTTGAAATGGTATACAGTTGCTACAGGTGGCACAGGGTCTTCTACAGCACCCATACCAGTTACATTATCAGTGGGGGCTACTACCTATTATGTATCGCAGACTACAGGTTGTGAAAGTGATCGTGCAGCACTGACGGTGACGGTTTCTACGTCTACATCACCAGTAGTAACGCCGTTGACTATATGCCAGTATTCAACAGCAACATCACTTACAGCAGAAGGTACTAATTTACTGTGGTATACGGCTGCTACTGGTGGTACTGGTTCTTCAACAGCACCCATACCTTCAACACTGGTAACTGGTTCGACAACGTATTATGTGAGTCAGACGGATGGATGTGAAAGTGCACGGGCACCGATGACGGTGACAGTGAAGCAAAGTCCGATCGCTGATTTTACAACGAGTGGTGGTTGTTCGGGTACACCAATGACAGTGACACTGATACCTGCGGAATCGAAGACAGCCTTTTATACCTGGAATTTTTATAATGCGGTGAGTGTGAGTGGGGATGATCCGGGTCCATATCAGGTGTTGTGGCATGATCCGGGAGAGTATACAGTTTTATTGATGGCGTATGATGGTCAGTGTGAAACGAAGGTAGAAAAAGTGGTATCAGTAGGAGTGGCGCCGGAAGTGCAGGTGACACCATCCGCAGGGATGTATTGTATCAATGATACGGTGACATTGAGAGCGAGTGGTGCATCGACGTATGAGTGGAGTCCGGCTACGAATTTATCTGCTGCTACCGGTGCTGCTATTCTGGCTACATTCAAGGGGGATGTAACTTATACAGTAACGGGTACAGATGCTGGTGGCTGTGTGGGTACGGCACAGGTACATTTGAATTTGAGTCCTGATTGTAAGATATATTATTTGTTGCCTACGGCATTTTCACCGAATGGGGATGGGAAGAATGATGTGTTTAGGGCGAAGACTTCTGATTTGCCAGTGATGTTTGTGATGAGGGTGTATAATAGAGTAGGACAGTTGGTGTTTGAATCGCATGATGCGAATACCGGGTGGGATGGTATGAAGAAGGGGCAGCAGGCGGCGTTAGGAACGTATGTGTATATGATCAGTGCGGTGACGTCGGAGGGGAAGCATATAGAGCAATCAGGTAGTGTGGTGTTAACGCGGTAA
- a CDS encoding NUDIX hydrolase, whose translation MRNTEIEKASEALWKNALPHLSVDCVVFGYHQGSFNVLLAKMKGDNSWILPGGYIQKTESIDDAAKRILFERSGAEKVFLEVFGVFGEPNRSEDYFAAYDDNLWHKMRFITIGYYAVIDQSQVTPVPDMFSDACEWMPVYELPEMVMDHRQIIDKALEKLRDQLYHKPIGYNLLPEIFTLPQLQALYEKIMNQKFNRGNFYRKIMKENILIKQGEAKTGGAHKAPHLYKFDPSIYTK comes from the coding sequence ATGCGGAATACTGAGATTGAAAAAGCCAGCGAGGCGTTATGGAAAAATGCCCTACCTCACCTATCTGTCGACTGCGTGGTTTTTGGCTATCACCAGGGCAGTTTCAATGTACTGCTGGCAAAAATGAAAGGAGATAACAGCTGGATACTCCCCGGCGGTTATATTCAAAAAACGGAATCGATTGATGATGCAGCGAAGCGGATCCTCTTCGAACGAAGTGGTGCAGAAAAGGTGTTTCTGGAAGTATTTGGGGTATTCGGAGAACCTAACCGCTCCGAGGATTATTTTGCAGCGTACGATGATAACCTGTGGCATAAGATGCGCTTTATTACCATTGGTTATTATGCGGTAATAGACCAGTCGCAGGTCACTCCTGTTCCTGATATGTTCAGTGATGCCTGCGAATGGATGCCGGTTTACGAATTGCCCGAAATGGTCATGGACCATCGCCAGATCATCGATAAGGCCCTTGAAAAACTGCGGGATCAGCTGTATCACAAGCCGATTGGGTACAACCTGCTGCCGGAGATCTTTACCTTGCCACAACTGCAAGCCCTGTACGAGAAGATTATGAATCAGAAGTTTAACAGGGGGAATTTTTACAGGAAGATTATGAAGGAGAATATCCTGATTAAACAAGGGGAGGCGAAGACAGGAGGTGCGCACAAGGCGCCACATCTGTATAAGTTTGATCCGTCGATTTATACTAAATAA
- a CDS encoding aldo/keto reductase, whose amino-acid sequence MQLDSFRTLGRSGLKVSPLCLGGMTLGDDWNWGADATTAAQLINQYIDLGGNFIDTANIYTNGHSEKIIGDTIGKYTSKRNRIIIGTKCSANSLPGNPNSGGGSTLSILHNVHESLRRLQTDYIDLLWIHQWDWNTPFEETMRTLHNLVTSGKVRYIGVSYAPAWKIAQAQTTAILKDWTPFIGLQIEYSLLERSIEDELIPMAAELGLGITPWSPLKGGILSGKYQGGNTNDSRLGSSYQLSTREINVIEKVQEIAEKHNTSPATIALAWVLQKQSTTSIILGVRKPEQLAQNIAALAITLTQQEMAALDDISTPPPTFVTNYKEYSRRFVHGGIEINGLKAAPLPAFQQMTPGKY is encoded by the coding sequence ATGCAACTCGATTCTTTTAGAACACTCGGCCGGTCCGGCCTCAAAGTAAGCCCTCTCTGCCTGGGAGGAATGACCCTCGGTGATGACTGGAACTGGGGTGCAGACGCCACTACGGCTGCACAACTCATCAATCAATACATCGACCTTGGCGGTAACTTTATCGACACCGCCAATATCTACACCAATGGGCACTCCGAAAAAATAATCGGCGATACCATAGGCAAATACACCTCCAAACGCAACCGCATTATTATCGGCACCAAATGCAGCGCTAATAGCCTGCCAGGCAATCCTAACAGCGGTGGTGGCAGCACCCTATCCATCCTCCATAATGTACACGAATCCCTTCGCAGATTACAGACAGATTATATCGATCTCCTCTGGATTCATCAATGGGACTGGAATACACCTTTTGAAGAAACCATGCGTACCCTCCACAACCTCGTCACCAGCGGTAAGGTGCGGTACATAGGCGTCAGTTACGCCCCAGCCTGGAAGATTGCCCAAGCCCAGACTACCGCTATCTTAAAAGACTGGACACCCTTCATCGGCCTGCAAATAGAATACTCTCTACTGGAAAGAAGTATTGAAGATGAACTCATACCCATGGCCGCTGAACTGGGTTTAGGTATCACCCCATGGTCGCCGTTAAAAGGAGGTATCCTCTCCGGAAAATATCAGGGCGGAAATACAAACGACTCCCGCCTGGGTAGCAGCTACCAACTCAGTACACGAGAAATAAATGTCATTGAAAAGGTACAAGAAATTGCAGAGAAACATAACACCTCTCCTGCAACCATCGCCCTCGCCTGGGTATTGCAAAAACAATCCACTACCTCTATCATTCTTGGTGTTCGCAAACCTGAACAACTGGCACAAAATATCGCGGCTCTTGCAATCACCCTCACCCAACAGGAAATGGCAGCATTAGACGATATTTCAACGCCACCTCCTACCTTTGTAACAAATTACAAAGAATATAGCCGCAGGTTTGTGCACGGTGGTATTGAAATTAATGGTCTAAAAGCTGCACCACTGCCTGCTTTTCAACAAATGACACCCGGTAAATATTAA